In Limibacter armeniacum, a single window of DNA contains:
- a CDS encoding NRDE family protein produces MCLITFALDKHPRYKLVLAANRDEFFNRPTQPMHFWEEHPDLLAGKDLQAGGTWMGFNQQGKFVAITNYRDMASIKESAPSRGHLTAGFLLSPFSAADYMTEVEREGHKYNGFNLLTADSSGFYYYSNYDGSPKRLSEGIYGLSNHLLDTPWVKVTKSKRHLNELLVQDIITTDQLQSMMFDMETVSEDQLPDTGIGAEWEKLLSSMFIKTDFDYGTRCSSAVLMDYEGNLTVQEVTYNSQQEVLSDKHYSLKLDQPFGSDCY; encoded by the coding sequence ATGTGTCTCATAACTTTTGCTTTGGACAAACATCCCCGATACAAATTGGTTTTGGCTGCTAATCGGGATGAATTTTTTAATAGACCTACTCAACCGATGCATTTTTGGGAAGAGCATCCGGATCTTCTGGCAGGTAAAGACCTTCAGGCAGGTGGCACTTGGATGGGGTTTAATCAGCAAGGGAAGTTTGTTGCTATTACAAACTATCGTGATATGGCAAGTATCAAGGAAAGTGCACCTTCAAGAGGTCACCTTACTGCGGGATTTTTGCTCTCACCTTTCAGTGCTGCTGATTATATGACAGAAGTGGAAAGAGAGGGACACAAGTACAATGGTTTTAACCTTTTAACAGCTGATAGTAGTGGTTTTTATTATTACTCCAATTATGATGGAAGCCCGAAGCGGTTGTCGGAAGGTATCTATGGCTTGAGTAATCATCTACTGGATACTCCTTGGGTAAAGGTAACCAAGAGTAAAAGGCATCTGAATGAGCTGTTGGTTCAAGATATCATCACAACCGACCAGTTGCAATCCATGATGTTTGATATGGAAACCGTATCAGAAGATCAATTGCCTGATACAGGTATTGGTGCAGAATGGGAAAAGCTGTTGTCCTCCATGTTTATAAAGACGGACTTTGATTATGGCACAAGATGCTCATCCGCAGTGCTCATGGACTATGAAGGAAACCTCACTGTACAGGAGGTTACCTACAATAGTCAGCAAGAGGTATTAAGTGATAAGCATTATAGCCTAAAACTTGATCAGCCGTTTGGATCTGACTGTTACTAA